The genomic window GGTGACGTGCGAGTCGATGATGGTCAGCATCGCCCGTTTGTAGCCGGCATCGATGGCGGCCCGGACGGTTTTGCCGGCGCGCATCTCTTCCCGAATACGTTCAAAGATCAAAACGTTGGAATCGACCGACATCCCCATGGTCAGAATGATTCCGGCAATGCCGGGCAGAGTCAAGGTCAACCCCAGGGAGGCGAGGATGGCAACCAGAAAAACGAAATTCAAAAGCATCCCGACGCTGGCAATAAAACCGGAGGCCCGGTAATAAACGGACATGAACAAAAAGACCAGACTGATACCGATGATGGCCGAAAGTTTTCCCTTCTCGATAGAGTCGGCCCCGAGGGAGGGCCCGATCACGCTGGATTCAATGATTTTCACCGGCGCCGGCAGCGCGCCCGCGCGCAGAATGATAGCCAGATCATGGGCCTCTTCCATTGTGCCGCTCCCCATGGTGATTTGCCCGCGGTTGGTAATCTGCCCCTGGATGACGGGGGCGGAAACCACCTTGCCGTCCAGAATGATCGCCAGCGGCTTGCCAATATTGGCGCCGGTGAGCCGCCGGAAAATCCGGGCACCGTCCCGGTTCAACTCAAATTCCACAATCGGCCCGCCGGTTTGCGGATCCCGGTTTTCCCGGGCGAAGGTCAAATACTTGCCGGAGAGTTCAACCTGCTTTTTCACAAAGTACAGCCCGGCCAGCGGCCGTCCCCCGGTATTCTCGTTTTT from Verrucomicrobiia bacterium includes these protein-coding regions:
- the secD gene encoding protein translocase subunit SecD, yielding AAAEEPAEKPFSTYLVTAGGYFQVQPEEVPLVRELLAKPETQAQIPPDVEVLWTSKNENTGGRPLAGLYFVKKQVELSGKYLTFARENRDPQTGGPIVEFELNRDGARIFRRLTGANIGKPLAIILDGKVVSAPVIQGQITNRGQITMGSGTMEEAHDLAIILRAGALPAPVKIIESSVIGPSLGADSIEKGKLSAIIGISLVFLFMSVYYRASGFIASVGMLLNFVFLVAILASLGLTLTLPGIAGIILTMGMSVDSNVLIFERIREEMRAGKTVRAAIDAGYKRAMLTIIDSHVTTLITALILFIFGTGPVKGFAVSLSWGIVISLYTAVLVTRAIFEIRKEYQTLSI